The genomic DNA GATCTTATTCCGTGACTCGATctgtgtgaatatgaatattttttccTTACACAAATTGTAATACATTGATGTTTATAATGTATAACTAACAAGCaattgatatacagtatgatatATCCTATCCTATCAACCTACCTGAGGCATCTCCAGAGCCTTCATGACGGCTGAGAAGGAGTAAAGGTTGTGGGTGTGTTCTTTCAGGGCCTGAGCCAATAAGATTAATTTATGTAAAACTGTTGCTCGTTGGCTCACAGTTCCTGTGCAGCCCAGGATGTCCACTGCAACTCCCAGTGCGATGAGATGATGCCtacaaaaaaagtgacagattGATAACGTGAGCCTTCAGCAGACTCCCTGCTGTGAAATGATCCTTCATCCTGATCATCAATTCTGAGCTGGAAACCTAAGATAATGTAGTTTGTGAATTAACAAAGCCTGGGCTTTACTTTTACAGGTAAGCTGTAAACATGTCAAACCCTTTTTAGTTGTAATTTGTAGTAATGTGCTGtcattactatatatatatatatatatatatatatatatatatatatatatatatatatatatatatatatatatacagtgcttaaaaCAATTAAGACCACAACCCAAAACCACAACTCCCGAAATTAACAGCACTGGTTATTATCGAAATATTTTTGTTATGTCTATACGAGGTTAATACACtcgtatgtagaagctcttcaacaaaaatgatatttttactactaaaatataattattgttatccCTGAATTttcaaattgacatttttacaaaaaaaactgaaaaaatagtacattattatttctaaaTTAATtattgcattcctgaacagaaagaTTAGTTTTAGAGGtcgaatgttatgcttgattcatttctgactcctcagagaagaagcccagtgagtcGGCTCAAATTtgtgtataaaaaggtgaattcagtttgttatttgccaaataaacaaaagtttttgaaagatttctaaaatatttatgttttctcatttatatgacaggtggtctaataaattgttataaattaataaatgtgaagcactatatatatatatatatatatatatatatatatatatatatatatatatatatatatatatatatatatatatatatatatatatatatatatatatgacttgttCTATTCTACAAACCACCAAGGAAATAGTTAAACTGTAAACAATGGTTTATATTTTATGGTGTATCCACATTACGTGGAACACTGATAAAAGAAAATTTAATTTTGGAGGCTTTTAAGTACTAAAATAAaatttttcttcttaaaaagtTTTGTTGTAACATcagtattctgagattaaaccTGCAGTGCAAACTTCTCTGCATAGTTTCAGTTACATAAAACATCTatgcatctactgtatgttttaatgttCAAAGTGTGCCACTTACCTTTCCAACAGATCTTGTCGTAGTTGGTGTCCATGTGGCAGAGTGACAAGTTCCAGCCCCGACTCAACTCCCATAATCCTCTTCTGCTCCTCCGTCACCCCAACGATGCGTGCTACCTGCAGCGGCACAGCACTGATGAATTCATTTCCAGTAAGTTTATTAAATGAGTTTAATGCTACTCTCAGTTTCTAGGACATTaatgacatttactgaaaacaacaaactaaGGTTTTTGACTtaataacaaaaagaaataaaagaaaaaatctctCACAGATACTCACAAACGTAAGCGTAAGCATTTTGGAGAAAATCTTCCAACTTAAAATTGTCTTTACAACTGTAATACTTACTAAtaacattcaaaccactgtaaACAGGCTGGTTAAGCCAaccagctccacacaactctctgtgtgtttctctctgtgtgttaagATGATCTTGTGACACCCAGTAACATTCCTGCACTAAAGTGAGACAAATGCAAACGGCCCAAAAAGCAGTGGATCATCAACTGACGGCCTGCGGGCCAAATCCGGCCCCCAAAAGCTTCCAATCCGGCCTGTGACTGAATtccaaaaaaggcaaaaaaaagcatcttGTGGTGTAAGGTTGAGTGAATTAATAAATATGTAGGGGATCCGTGGTTGGTTGTGTCCGTTGCTCGTGGATTTTTGGGAGATTGATTTGTGTCACTCTATCCTGCTAATTCATTCCCGAGAATTCAGTTATAATCTGAGTTTTGTGGGGTTTTTCAAACAAAACTAATaggctgaaataaataaatatataaaagttCTCAGCGTCCAGTCCACagcgtgttgtttttaaaaagtctcaCCCATAATAACATGGTCTCAGCCCATCAACCCACAATCGTATGTCAGAATTTACAGCTTATTGGTTGAATTGTTGGATGATTATGATCAGTGCGACAAAAATGTTACGTCATTAAAgaaacacaggcagaataaaaacaacaacaaaaaaaggcttTAGGCTCTTGAAGCCTGGTTAAGAGAGCTCCTAGAAAAATATAGTGCATATTAATGACTCTCAAATATACTTATACTTCAGCAAACAGCTGTGGATTACCTGGCAGTCGACGCTGAGTATGTGCAGAGCGGTGGTGTTGGCGTCCGAACGGTTGAAGAGCTCTTTGAGCGTGAGCAGGATGCTGGGCTCCAGGGGTCGGTTGTTCTCTGGTAAAAGCAGTGACTCAAACTGATCCAACTGGAAACACGATCCTGACTCCATCTGTTTTAGTGTAGGGATATTACATCATTAGGAAAGGCAAGActcatttataaagcacatgTCATCAAAGAGGATCCCCATGTGCTTTACATTAAAGAAGAGATAAAACATCCAGGctagaaatgtgacaaaacataCAGTTTCAATATCCTTGTCCTAGCCCGTCCCCCAGCAAAAGCAGTTCCAAATCCACAATCTCAACCcttacaatacacacacacacacacacacacacacacacacacacacacattcccacaTGGTCACATGAACATTAAGAGTGTGGCTCAGGCTGCAATTTTCTGTCCGAACCTGACTATGCCTGAAGGAAAATAGACCAAACCTGACCCAAAATGCATACAACtggtttttgcttttgttttgttctgagGTGTCTCTTCGTCTCTTCAGGGGAAAAGCCACTTTTACAGAATTGGCAACAACTGCCAACACTTCAAAGCAACCTAAAACAAGGAAAATGGTCTGAAAGAAAGTCagacaacagacaaaaaaagcccCTAGTTGAATGTCATACATGAAAGTATGTGTATCTTTCCATGCTCATCTGATGAgactgagacagaaagagtCAACCGTTAGCACTAAACGACCTGGGGATGAGACTCAACTACAGTATGTTTCTAGTTACAATGACTGAACAGCTGCGACTGACAAATATTATATGtcatcaaaataaatataacacagCAGACTGAGAATACCAAATAGACAGAAACCACTGAACcaacataaacaataaactgACAATAAGTTTACTAAATATTTTTCTTCAATGGCAACATACAACatatatgttaatataatattcacactatatatataacaaatataattgctcttccttgtttttcttcacacatttaaaaacatgaaactttATACTTCCTgatttcaaacttttttatcATTATATCCTTTGTGGCGATATTGCCAATAGCTTTATCTCAACTGCAGTTGATTTATAACTGGACTATAAGACTAAAGTTACTTGGAACAAGTGTAAATATGAAACTGgaactaaaaacacagaaaatatcatGAATACAAACATGTGGCCGTTCAAAATGCcagtcttcctcttcctccgctGCCTTCCTCTGCAGCTCTCCGTCAAACGGCAGCTGTGACGACGCCCCGTTTTTCTGGGCCTCCAGGAAACCAAAGGAAGTTTCTGTAAGACGGGCTCGACTCTGCCACTTCTCCTCCGCACGTAACCTGTCCACGTGACCCTTCCGTCGGGAGTGTGGCACCTGGATACAGCAGCGACTGGATATAAACTCTCCAAGGAGGATTTTCGGATATTCCTTCCCCACATTAAAGGTGAGATGATATAGGAAAAGGGTTAGTTAAGATGTTTTACCTGGACAACTAGCTCATCGTAGAAAGCGGAGGGGTCTTCATCTGAGTCTGAAGGTGGAGGAGGCGTAGCGTTTGAGAACAAAGTAGAGACCCTCAGAGGTTTAGGAGGAGCTCGGGGGTGCAGTTGTCCATCTGAACCCCGCAAAGTTACACCACcacctgcagacacagagacatgagtGAAGGGTCAAGTGGTTTTTCAAATGCAATAGCGTtgtatgtacgtatgtatgtGTGTCACCTGGATGAGAGGGGCGTGTGAGTCGTGGGCTCAGCAGAGGTTCACTGCCTGTGCGAAACACTGGTGAGATGGGGGCGGGGCCAGTGGCCTTGTCCACTGACTGAGTGGTTTGTGGAACACCTGTATGAAAAAGAGAGATGGTGAAAAACAGACCCCACAGTGTTGTTAcactgtttatatactgtatatatatatgtgtatatatgtgtgtgtgtgtgtatatatatatatatatatatatatatatatgatatctGAGAGTTTGACGCTGAGTCTGTAATTTATTTCTGAAACACCTTTaggaggttgtgtttttggccacatttgTCTGTCCAATCTGGTGCCGTTCTGGTGCCTCAGAACCACAGTGCTTTCTGGCAAACCAGCCTGCGCTGACACCAGTTTAAGACACGGTTCGCGAGGAAGAACCACAATTTTTTTTGGTTCAAGCTGCAAACCAACTTTTCCGAATGAATGTTTTTCCAGTTTGAATGTGCCGGTTAGTTCAAAATTAGGTTTGGGAACACTAACCCATGGAGCCCTGCCAGTGTAAAAGGATCATCAGACCACTATTAGCTTCCACATCCACTATAGTATTTCCAGTTGAAAACAAGCTGTGGGGGACGGTCTTGTTGCCAAACTGAATTGCTGAATTTAAAAGTACCCAGTGGCTGTGAATGGGCATTACAGTTACAACACAGCATGATGACGTGTTGTGGAGGACTTCTTGCCACCATCATCGTCTATATCAGAGGTGTTAACTGAAGAGGAAGCTAAGTGTGAGTtttctgaggaagaggaggaggatgatgaggaggaaattAAGGCCATTCATGACTGAACCAGTACATAATGTCATGgagctgctgaggaggaagagagcagACAGATTCAGGCTCATCCCTGAAGTGGAGTTGATGCATCAGGATAGAACATCAGGTTGGGAGTGGGCTATCAAAAGCATCATATAGCGCTTCATCGGATGCAACTACTAATACTAGTAAACTAAGTATTTCTATATTAGTAGTGGCATGTTAGTACAAACATAGTATACaagatgagtcatgtaaaaactCAAATCAGGTTCGAGGGCATAGCCCTCGAACCTGTAAAATTGAACAACTCTTAATATTATATGGTTGTATATGGGCATGAAGGTTACATTAAAAGCAACAAATATGTGATTTTAGcactaaaatgttgattttgatgTCATGGGGACTTAAAGCATGCCCCATGTTTTTTTGGCAGTAGTAATGATCTGAATTCTGGATTATTTAAAAGCAGTTGTTAACTTTGCAAGATAGGATAGTGCACTGACACTGTGGTATACCCAGTGGCTTTGGCAGACATATGCACTCTTGTGACATCTTCTTCATCATTAAATATAcgtgaaaaaaaacagtgacagacaggtcTGGAAAATTTTGCAGGCTACACTGTAAGTGATGCATCCGATACATCCCAACCCTCTCCTGTCCACTCTCTCGTCAAACCCACAAAACGCATGAGCACGCTCTGCCTGAAGCCGAGCTGAAGACAGAGAGCAGCTTCACTGACTTCATTATGTCTGAATTATCTGCAaggaaacactacaacattatcagcaaataaatacaattacagGTCATGTTTATAACAGTATTGActggttttgtttctttgttcgTACAAAAGTAATTTAGTGTCAGCTATTaggatgtgaagaggatttcaataaataataagataataacacttttttttttaattagggaaatatattgtttttctaTTATTCTATTTTCTTTAATCTCTTCTGTACCTGTTCGTAGGTTGCTGTCAGACTGTGCAGACTGAAGTGAAGGCCTCCGTCCCACATTCTCCAAGTTTGCAGGTTGACTTCCACTTCTGCAACATATATAAATAAGTTTGTGAGAATGTTTAatgtggctttttttgtttggcttactgtgtgtgcgtgtgcgtgtgcgtgtgcgtgtgcgcgtgtgcactACACCTTAGCAGTGGATTGATGAACTGCAGCGTGTCAGCATGCGTCGAGCTGAAACTTCGTCTTTTGTTGGGGTCGGTGTGCTTTCCTCCCCCTGTTCCACTGCTGCTACTACTTTTTGTTGATGCTGCATTTTGCTCCATGATGACACGCAGAGGAAGTGTCCGTGTGATTGGGTGAAAGATCACGGCGCCCGAGGCCGCAGAGATAGGCCGACGCCCCCCCACATAGAACCGGATCAGAGCAGGAACATTGTCAAAGCGATCCTCCTCAAACTGGAACAGCTCCCGAGAGTAGCCCTGTCACACAGAAAGAggcacatacatatacactgaatatcaaacagttttagttgaaaaacaaaaacaaacattctctAGAACCAACTAAAAATCTAAACCCCCAAGAGGCTGGCAAGGTTGCTGTTCAGTGAGTCACAGAATTCAAAAGTCAAATAACTTGACATACTTCAGTGGCTGTGGCAGTGCTGTACGGCgcagcattattttttttttcaatgtttatattttatctgATGCAAGGTAGTACACGTACCTGTAGATAAAAAAAGTACATGTTTAATATGACCAAAAAGttactacatttaaaaataattgtcaaTTTACTTTAAATGACAATATCACAGGACCCCAAAATCCTAGATATTCAATCTATAGCATTTACAATATTAATTGTCAAATAGTTTTGATAATCCTTAATCAGTTTAATATTAGAgaatatatctttattgtcattgtgaaATGTAATCTGTTGGAACAAAATGcctaaaataaaagaagacaacCTATACACAtaaaaagaacatcatcattttgaggtttaggaaacactgatcaccatggaccaaacaattaatcaattcatcaagaatataattgacagattcatcAAAGACTGATAGCCCTATACAGACGCACCTTTTTGGGACGCAGGACCACTCGTATGATCTTAAAGTGCATTGGCCCATTTTTCCAAAAGCAGCTCAAAACATAGTCACCGGGGCAAGACGTTGAGTCTCGCACCAGAAAATCCCCATCCCTTTCCAACAGAGACTCTGCAGCCTGGAAACAAGTCAACAGGTTGATATGAATGATCACATGTGTGTTGTCATCACATTGTAATAACTTATAttttcttaaaggtccagtgtgtaacatgaaGTAGGTAGGAATTCAATATACCACCTACAAACAAGtgtgtaatcactttaaattaaaaaaagtgattacAAAATTAAAAGTTTTTGTGGCTTTAgagaaaatattttatattagtTTTAGATAAGGGCCTAATTTACAGAggcatgtttctacagcagcccaaacagacaaaccagccagagttcCGTGCTGTGAAGCATAAGCCCACTATGCAGGAGAAAAAAGGACATTAATTATGGTACATGAAGGCCATGAAGTAGgagtttgttacaatctgcagtcgcgctattagatgtcactaattcttacacactctACCTTTAAGTATAAATACAGTGAGAACAGTAAGATCCATTGAGCACCTCGCGGGTCAGCGGGCCATGGTACCATGCATGACTCCGTGGGTCCTCAGTACTGagcttcagctcctcctccagctccttcttcAGCAAGTCCATCTCTCTCCGACCTCCAAAGacctacaacacacacagtgagcagtCAAGCAGAGGTCATACTTACATTGCATGTGTCCAGGCTCACATGTTTTGTTGTACTTGTATGATGGaaaatatatagaaaaaaagaaactacaAAGAGCAGGTGAGAGTTGGAGAGGCCGTTTGTTTAACCTCCTACCTTCAGCTGGCTGAGGTATGCAGTGACACTCCTCCTTttgctgaaaaaacaaagacaaaagaggtAATGTTGAGCAACTAAATCAAACCCCAGGGGGCTGCAGATgatggtgccatgtttttttcctctgtgtgtgaacaGTACAAGGATGGAAGATCACTGCCAAGGTCTGGGTGTGTCattaacaccagacaaactgagcGACTTTTAATAGCCagcctcttttttcccctcttccttCCTCACAAAGCGTCCACTTTCCTGCCTCGGTAAACACAAGGCTAACAGATGAACTGCTTAGAGAACTCACAACAGGGCAGAGCTAGATAACTCAATAACTCCTGCTGTGCTCCAAGTGTGTGCTGACAGCTGCGCATTTTGTCTGCTTTGACCC from Solea solea chromosome 10, fSolSol10.1, whole genome shotgun sequence includes the following:
- the sh2d3a gene encoding breast cancer anti-estrogen resistance protein 3 homolog isoform X2, which encodes MDLLKKELEEELKLSTEDPRSHAWYHGPLTREAAESLLERDGDFLVRDSTSCPGDYVLSCFWKNGPMHFKIIRVVLRPKKGYSRELFQFEEDRFDNVPALIRFYVGGRRPISAASGAVIFHPITRTLPLRVIMEQNAASTKSSSSSGTGGGKHTDPNKRRSFSSTHADTLQFINPLLRSGSQPANLENVGRRPSLQSAQSDSNLRTGVPQTTQSVDKATGPAPISPVFRTGSEPLLSPRLTRPSHPGGGVTLRGSDGQLHPRAPPKPLRVSTLFSNATPPPPSDSDEDPSAFYDELVVQVPHSRRKGHVDRLRAEEKWQSRARLTETSFGFLEAQKNGASSQLPFDGELQRKAAEEEEDWHFERPHMESGSCFQLDQFESLLLPENNRPLEPSILLTLKELFNRSDANTTALHILSVDCQVARIVGVTEEQKRIMGVESGLELVTLPHGHQLRQDLLERHHLIALGVAVDILGCTGTVSQRATVLHKLILLAQALKEHTHNLYSFSAVMKALEMPQIERLEMTWRALRRNHTESAVLYEKKLKPFMNSLNEGDDSVVEGPIAMPHLVPLLMLMEGDDPVEDSDRGCQLLYNLLQSARSAALHAQDYQTQAHAVLTGGWEPIPELLEAFRTEFALRLLWGQLGAMASRTERYEKFDKILCVLSDKLEPVELTPQQPDP
- the sh2d3a gene encoding breast cancer anti-estrogen resistance protein 3 homolog isoform X1, with the translated sequence MNNRSIAWWLKQIGLPQYTKTLEREYYGLEGLLNVTDGELKDAGIEVATHRETIISQLLRHRQRLDPQSAEHVPERRVSRKYSLGSSMDLVKPRKDLFRQNVLPRLQRADKKHRLSASCSQLRPLSEDKTPISDRDCSQDSKRSKRRSVTAYLSQLKVFGGRREMDLLKKELEEELKLSTEDPRSHAWYHGPLTREAAESLLERDGDFLVRDSTSCPGDYVLSCFWKNGPMHFKIIRVVLRPKKGYSRELFQFEEDRFDNVPALIRFYVGGRRPISAASGAVIFHPITRTLPLRVIMEQNAASTKSSSSSGTGGGKHTDPNKRRSFSSTHADTLQFINPLLRSGSQPANLENVGRRPSLQSAQSDSNLRTGVPQTTQSVDKATGPAPISPVFRTGSEPLLSPRLTRPSHPGGGVTLRGSDGQLHPRAPPKPLRVSTLFSNATPPPPSDSDEDPSAFYDELVVQVPHSRRKGHVDRLRAEEKWQSRARLTETSFGFLEAQKNGASSQLPFDGELQRKAAEEEEDWHFERPHMESGSCFQLDQFESLLLPENNRPLEPSILLTLKELFNRSDANTTALHILSVDCQVARIVGVTEEQKRIMGVESGLELVTLPHGHQLRQDLLERHHLIALGVAVDILGCTGTVSQRATVLHKLILLAQALKEHTHNLYSFSAVMKALEMPQIERLEMTWRALRRNHTESAVLYEKKLKPFMNSLNEGDDSVVEGPIAMPHLVPLLMLMEGDDPVEDSDRGCQLLYNLLQSARSAALHAQDYQTQAHAVLTGGWEPIPELLEAFRTEFALRLLWGQLGAMASRTERYEKFDKILCVLSDKLEPVELTPQQPDP